In a single window of the Gossypium hirsutum isolate 1008001.06 chromosome A13, Gossypium_hirsutum_v2.1, whole genome shotgun sequence genome:
- the LOC107895157 gene encoding probable amino acid permease 7: MGEEEDNQLSPLLPSSSTSSVKRTGTVWTAVAHIITGVIGAGVLSLAWSTAQLGWIAGPISVLVFAATTLVSTYILCDCNMYPHPHYGPNRLRSYMDAVLFYLGEKNHKACGVILMETLYGSTLAYVITSASSIKAIQKSNCYHREGHNAPCSYEDTSSMLLFGAVQVVMSQIPDFHNMKWLSMFAAIMSFAYSFIGFGLGLAQVIENGTIKGSINGVPTANIADKLWLVFQALGDIAFAYPYSVIVLEIQDTLKSPPPENKIMKKASIIAVSLTTFFYLCCGCFGYAAFGNNTPGNLLTGFGFYEPYWLVDLANACIVLHLVGGYQIFGQPVFAFAERWFINRFPNSWFVNNYYTNKHRWFPSFQINPLKICFRTAYVATTTAIAMMFPYFNQVLGVLGALNFWPLAIYFPVEMCIVQKKIQSWTRKWVVLKSFSFVCLLVTIVAFIGSIQGLINAKFE, from the exons ATGGGTGAAGAAGAAGACAATCAGTTGTCTCCATTGCTGCCTAGTTCTTCAACAAGCTCTGTCAAAAGAACAG GGACTGTGTGGACAGCAGTAGCACACATCATAACAGGAGTGATAGGGGCAGGTGTTTTATCCCTTGCGTGGAGCACCGCTCAACTTGGATGGATTGCTGGCCCTATCTCCGTGCTTGTGTTTGCAGCAACCACCCTGGTTTCCACCTACATTCTATGTGACTGCAACATGTATCCTCACCCTCACTATGGCCCCAACCGCCTTAGATCTTACATGGATGCCGTCCTTTTCTATTTGG GAGAGAAGAACCACAAAGCGTGTGGAGTAATTTTAATGGAGACCTTGTATGGGTCCACACTTGCCTATGTCATAACCTCTGCTAGCAGCATCAA AGCAATTCAGAAATCAAACTGCTACCACAGAGAAGGCCACAATGCTCCATGTTCGTATGAAGATACTTCCTCTATGCTTCTATTTGGAGCTGTTCAGGTTGTAATGTCACAGATTCCAGATTTCCATAACATGAAATGGCTTTCAATGTTTGCTGCAATCATGTCCTTTGCTTACTCTTTCATCGGATTCGGGCTTGGGCTCGCACAAGTGATCG AAAATGGAACGATTAAGGGGAGCATAAATGGAGTCCCCACTGCAAATATTGCTGATAAACTATGGTTAGTATTCCAGGCACTTGGGGACATTGCATTTGCCTATCCATACTCGGTCATTGTTCTAGAAATACAG GATACATTGAAATCACCTCCACCAGagaacaaaatcatgaaaaaggcCTCAATAATTGCCGTCTCCTTGACAACCTTCTTCTACCTCTGTTGTGGATGTTTCGGATATGCTGCCTTCGGGAACAACACGCCAGGAAACCTCTTGACAGGATTCGGATTTTACGAGCCATATTGGCTGGTTGATTTAGCCAATGCTTGCATTGTTCTTCACCTTGTGGGAGGATATCAG ATTTTTGGTCAACCAGTGTTTGCATTTGCGGAGAGATGGTTTATCAACAGGTTCCCAAACAGTTGGTTTGTGAATAACTATTATACGAACAAACACCGATGGTTTCCTTCGTTTCAGATTAATCCCCTCAAGATATGCTTTCGGACAGCCTATGTCGCAACAACAACAGCCATTGCAATGATGTTCCCATACTTCAACCAGGTTTTGGGAGTGCTGGGGGCTTTGAACTTTTGGCCTTTGGCTATTTATTTTCCAGTGGAAATGTGCATTGTGCAGAAGAAGATTCAATCCTGGACTAGAAAATGGGTTGTTCTTAAGAGTTTCAGCTTTGTTTGCTTGCTTGTGACAATAGTGGCCTTTATAGGGTCGATTCAAGGACtaataaatgcaaaatttgaataa
- the LOC107895156 gene encoding cell division control protein 48 homolog C isoform X1 produces the protein MVRRSGGRRSPAGSGVLNRKILSRRLESCQQTHSTVEEIVDHLRTNYPDYKRMKQQPFTIAVRHALRSSSKCTQNPSPSPSNLNFDADSDEHEHAIAASSSSSPLHSRSRKKARVTDGKEERLQHFEELYIEKRRNQRYDSSSNSDTDSSSSSEEVDEGVSTSEDAVYGQKEEPKFDLMKSMLRQGYNQSNNTKPKLEENNMEMEVAINKTKDKIDMTNGRGTAKKDAKASFTAAADANGMEVNGKEGPRFRDLGGMKGVLEELKMEVIVPLYHPHLPRWLGVRPMAGILLHGPPGCGKTKLAHAIANETGVPFYKISATEVVSGVSGASEENIRDLFSKAYRTAPSIVFIDEIDAIASKRENLQREMERRIVTQLMTCMDESHRLVQPNDKDSSLENSDSKPGYVLVIGATNRPDAVDPALRRPGRFDREIVLGVPDENARLEILSVLTGNLRLEGSFDLLKIARATPGFVGADLSALANKAGNLAMKRIIDQRKHEFSREPIDDEQADQWWRQPWLPDEMEKLAITMADFEEAAKMVQPSSRREGFSSIPNVTWENVGGLDFLRQEFERYIVRRIKFPEEYAEFGVDLETGFLLYGPPGCGKTLIAKAVANEAGANFIHIKGPELLNKYVGESELAVRTLFSRARTCSPCILFFDEVDALTTKRGKEGGWVVERLLNQLLIELDGADQRCGVFVIGATNRPEVMDRAVLRPGRFGKLLYVPLPSPDERGLILKALARKKPVDESVDLSAIGRMEACENLSGADLSALMNEAAMVALYDKLSSTETSEASCTIKTCHFERALSKISPSVSDKQKQFYKVLSESFKAG, from the exons aTGGTAAGAAGATCGGGCGGCCGCCGCTCCCCCGCCGGTTCCGGCGTTCTCAACCGCAAAATTCTCAGCCGTCGACTCGAATCTTGTCAACAAACGCACTCCACCGTCGAAGAAATCGTCGACCACCTTCGAACTAACTACCCCGATTACAAACGCATGAAGCAACAACCTTTCACAATCGCTGTCCGACATGCTCTTCGATCCTCTTCCAAATGCACCCAAAATCCTTCTCCTTCACCTTCTAATTTAAACTTCGATGCTGATAGTGATGAACACGAGCATGCCATTGcagcttcttcttcttcgtcaCCTCTTCATTCACGTTCTCGGAAAAAGGCTAGGGTAACCGACGGGAAAGAAGAAAGGTTACAGCATTTCGAGGAGTTATACATTGAAAAGAGACGGAATCAGCGCTACGATTCAAGCTCGAACTCGGACACTGACTCATCATCTTCATCTGAAGAAGTAGATGAGGGGGTTTCAACTTCTGAAGATGCTGTTTATGGACAAAAAGAGGAACCCAAGTTTGATTTAATGAAATCAATGTTACGACAAGGTTACAATCAATCCAATAACACAAAACCCAAGCTTGAAGAGAACAACATGGAGATGGAGGTTGCAATTAATAAGACTAAGGACAAGATTGACATGACCAATGGACGTGGGACTGCAAAAAAAGATGCAAAGGCTTCATTTACGGCTGCTGCTGATGCTAATGGTATGGAGGTTAATGGGAAAGAGGGGCCAAGGTTCAGGGATTTGGGTGGGATGAAGGGAGTGTTAGAGGAGTTGAAGATGGAAGTCATAGTGCCTCTTTACCATCCACATTTGCCACGATGGTTGGGAGTTAGGCCAATGGCTGGCATTCTGCTCCATGGCCCGCCTGGTTGTGGCAAGACCAAACTGGCTCACGCCATTGCCAATGAAACTGGTGTTCCTTTCTATAAAATTTCAGCTACTGAGGTGGTTTCGGGTGTCTCAG GTGCATCAGAGGAAAATATTAGGGATCTTTTCTCAAAAGCATATAGGACTGCTCCTTCAATTGTTTTCATTGATGAGATTGATGCCATTGCATCTAAAAGAGAAAATCTGCAGAGGGAGATGGAACGCCGAATCGTTACCCAGTTAATGACTTGCATGGATGAATCTCATAGACTTGTGCAACCAAATGATAAGGATTCTAGTTTGGAGAACTCTGATTCCAAGCCCGGTTATGTGCTTGTAATTGGAGCTACCAACAGGCCTGATGCTGTTGACCCTGCACTACGTCGGCCTGGACGATTTGATCGTGAGATTGTTCTTGGTGTTCCTGATGAAAACGCTAGGCTTGAGATCCTTTCTGTGCTTACAGGCAATCTTAGACTTGAAGGGTCTTTTGATCTTTTAAAAATAGCTAGGGCTACACCAGGGTTTGTTGGAGCGGATTTGTCTGCCCTGGCTAACAAGGCTGGTAATCTGGCCATGAAGAGGATCATAGACCAAAGAAAGCATGAGTTTTCTAGAGAACCAATAGATGATGAACAAGCTGATCAGTGGTGGAGGCAGCCTTGGTTGCCTGACGAGATGGAAAAGCTAGCAATCACTATGGCTGATTTTGAG GAAGCAGCTAAAATGGTTCAACCCTCATCAAGAAGAGAGGGATTCTCCTCAATTCCAAATGTTACGTGGGAGAATGTTGGCGGTCTTGATTTCCTAAGGCAGGAATTTGAGCGTTACATAGTTAGGCGCATTAAATTTCCCGAGGAATATGCG GAATTTGGAGTGGACTTGGAGACAGGATTTTTGCTTTATGGGCCACCAGGCTGTGGTAAAACGTTGATAGCAAAGGCTGTAGCTAATGAGGCTGGAGccaatttcattcatataaag GGTCCTGAACTTTTGAATAAATATGTTGGAGAAAGTGAGCTTGCAGTTCGGACATTATTCAGCCGTGCTAGGACATGTTCACCATGCATACTTTTTTTTGATGAG GTGGATGCTTTGACCACAAAGCGCGGGAAAGAGGGGGGATGGGTCGTTGAGCGACTTCTGAACCAG TTACTCATAGAGTTAGATGGTGCAGATCAGCGGTGTGGTGTTTTTGTTATTGGTGCCACTAACAG GCCTGAGGTGATGGATCGTGCTGTTTTACGCCCTGGTAGATTTGGTAAACTTCTTTATGTACCTCTCCCCAGTCCAGATGAACGTGGGTTGATCTTGAAAGCTCTTGCTAGGAAGAAGCCGGTAGATGAGAGTGTAGATTTGAGTGCCATTGGACGAATGGAGGCTTGTGAGAATTTAAGTGGGGCTGATCTTTCTGCACTA ATGAATGAAGCTGCCATGGTTGCTTTGTATGATAAACTCAGTTCAACAGAGACATCTGAGGCTTCATGCACAATCAAGACATGCCATTTTGAACGTGCACTAAGTAAAATCTCACCATCGGTCTCTGATAAG CAAAAACAGTTCTATAAGGTATTGTCGGAGAGCTTCAAAGCAGGTTGA
- the LOC107895156 gene encoding cell division control protein 48 homolog C isoform X2 encodes MVRRSGGRRSPAGSGVLNRKILSRRLESCQQTHSTVEEIVDHLRTNYPDYKRMKQQPFTIAVRHALRSSSKCTQNPSPSPSNLNFDADSDEHEHAIAASSSSSPLHSRSRKKARVTDGKEERLQHFEELYIEKRRNQRYDSSSNSDTDSSSSSEEVDEGVSTSEDAVYGQKEEPKFDLMKSMLRQGYNQSNNTKPKLEENNMEMEVAINKTKDKIDMTNGRGTAKKDAKASFTAAADANGMEVNGKEGPRFRDLGGMKGVLEELKMEVIVPLYHPHLPRWLGVRPMAGILLHGPPGCGKTKLAHAIANETGVPFYKISATEVVSGVSGASEENIRDLFSKAYRTAPSIVFIDEIDAIASKRENLQREMERRIVTQLMTCMDESHRLVQPNDKDSSLENSDSKPGYVLVIGATNRPDAVDPALRRPGRFDREIVLGVPDENARLEILSVLTGNLRLEGSFDLLKIARATPGFVGADLSALANKAGNLAMKRIIDQRKHEFSREPIDDEQADQWWRQPWLPDEMEKLAITMADFEEAAKMVQPSSRREGFSSIPNVTWENVGGLDFLRQEFERYIVRRIKFPEEYAEFGVDLETGFLLYGPPGCGKTLIAKAVANEAGANFIHIKGPELLNKYVGESELAVRTLFSRARTCSPCILFFDEVDALTTKRGKEGGWVVERLLNQLLIELDGADQRCGVFVIGATNRPEVMDRAVLRPGRFGKLLYVPLPSPDERGLILKALARKKPVDESVDLSAIGRMEACENLNE; translated from the exons aTGGTAAGAAGATCGGGCGGCCGCCGCTCCCCCGCCGGTTCCGGCGTTCTCAACCGCAAAATTCTCAGCCGTCGACTCGAATCTTGTCAACAAACGCACTCCACCGTCGAAGAAATCGTCGACCACCTTCGAACTAACTACCCCGATTACAAACGCATGAAGCAACAACCTTTCACAATCGCTGTCCGACATGCTCTTCGATCCTCTTCCAAATGCACCCAAAATCCTTCTCCTTCACCTTCTAATTTAAACTTCGATGCTGATAGTGATGAACACGAGCATGCCATTGcagcttcttcttcttcgtcaCCTCTTCATTCACGTTCTCGGAAAAAGGCTAGGGTAACCGACGGGAAAGAAGAAAGGTTACAGCATTTCGAGGAGTTATACATTGAAAAGAGACGGAATCAGCGCTACGATTCAAGCTCGAACTCGGACACTGACTCATCATCTTCATCTGAAGAAGTAGATGAGGGGGTTTCAACTTCTGAAGATGCTGTTTATGGACAAAAAGAGGAACCCAAGTTTGATTTAATGAAATCAATGTTACGACAAGGTTACAATCAATCCAATAACACAAAACCCAAGCTTGAAGAGAACAACATGGAGATGGAGGTTGCAATTAATAAGACTAAGGACAAGATTGACATGACCAATGGACGTGGGACTGCAAAAAAAGATGCAAAGGCTTCATTTACGGCTGCTGCTGATGCTAATGGTATGGAGGTTAATGGGAAAGAGGGGCCAAGGTTCAGGGATTTGGGTGGGATGAAGGGAGTGTTAGAGGAGTTGAAGATGGAAGTCATAGTGCCTCTTTACCATCCACATTTGCCACGATGGTTGGGAGTTAGGCCAATGGCTGGCATTCTGCTCCATGGCCCGCCTGGTTGTGGCAAGACCAAACTGGCTCACGCCATTGCCAATGAAACTGGTGTTCCTTTCTATAAAATTTCAGCTACTGAGGTGGTTTCGGGTGTCTCAG GTGCATCAGAGGAAAATATTAGGGATCTTTTCTCAAAAGCATATAGGACTGCTCCTTCAATTGTTTTCATTGATGAGATTGATGCCATTGCATCTAAAAGAGAAAATCTGCAGAGGGAGATGGAACGCCGAATCGTTACCCAGTTAATGACTTGCATGGATGAATCTCATAGACTTGTGCAACCAAATGATAAGGATTCTAGTTTGGAGAACTCTGATTCCAAGCCCGGTTATGTGCTTGTAATTGGAGCTACCAACAGGCCTGATGCTGTTGACCCTGCACTACGTCGGCCTGGACGATTTGATCGTGAGATTGTTCTTGGTGTTCCTGATGAAAACGCTAGGCTTGAGATCCTTTCTGTGCTTACAGGCAATCTTAGACTTGAAGGGTCTTTTGATCTTTTAAAAATAGCTAGGGCTACACCAGGGTTTGTTGGAGCGGATTTGTCTGCCCTGGCTAACAAGGCTGGTAATCTGGCCATGAAGAGGATCATAGACCAAAGAAAGCATGAGTTTTCTAGAGAACCAATAGATGATGAACAAGCTGATCAGTGGTGGAGGCAGCCTTGGTTGCCTGACGAGATGGAAAAGCTAGCAATCACTATGGCTGATTTTGAG GAAGCAGCTAAAATGGTTCAACCCTCATCAAGAAGAGAGGGATTCTCCTCAATTCCAAATGTTACGTGGGAGAATGTTGGCGGTCTTGATTTCCTAAGGCAGGAATTTGAGCGTTACATAGTTAGGCGCATTAAATTTCCCGAGGAATATGCG GAATTTGGAGTGGACTTGGAGACAGGATTTTTGCTTTATGGGCCACCAGGCTGTGGTAAAACGTTGATAGCAAAGGCTGTAGCTAATGAGGCTGGAGccaatttcattcatataaag GGTCCTGAACTTTTGAATAAATATGTTGGAGAAAGTGAGCTTGCAGTTCGGACATTATTCAGCCGTGCTAGGACATGTTCACCATGCATACTTTTTTTTGATGAG GTGGATGCTTTGACCACAAAGCGCGGGAAAGAGGGGGGATGGGTCGTTGAGCGACTTCTGAACCAG TTACTCATAGAGTTAGATGGTGCAGATCAGCGGTGTGGTGTTTTTGTTATTGGTGCCACTAACAG GCCTGAGGTGATGGATCGTGCTGTTTTACGCCCTGGTAGATTTGGTAAACTTCTTTATGTACCTCTCCCCAGTCCAGATGAACGTGGGTTGATCTTGAAAGCTCTTGCTAGGAAGAAGCCGGTAGATGAGAGTGTAGATTTGAGTGCCATTGGACGAATGGAGGCTTGTGAGAATTTAA ATGAATGA
- the LOC107895155 gene encoding probable amino acid permease 7 produces MEEAHSSNQTPLLNKKHHNHLHRTGNVWTAVAHIITGVIGAGVLSLAWSMAQLGWIAGPLAMVLFASVTLISTYLLCNCYKTPDPEVGPVRNQSYIDAVNMNLGKTNARVCGLFVQVGLYGMGIAYTITSAISLRAIQKSNCYHNEGHNAECYFGDAQYMLAFGVVQLILSQINNFHNIQWLSVVAAIMSFAYSIIGLGLGIAKVVGNGYIKGSIRGISTSTTGEKVWLVSQALGDISFAYPYSLILIEIQDTLKSPPSEKDTMKTASIISISATTFFYLCCGALGYAAFGDKTPGNLLTGFGFYEPYWLIDFANMCIVLHLVGGYQVYSQPLFANVEKWVSVKFPDSGIIHKDFKLKLPLLPAFKLNVLRLCFRTIFVASTTTIAMLFPYFNQVLGVLGGIYFWPLSIYFPVQMYFKQRNVEAWSLKWVMLQSFSIVCLPLTLFALVGSIEGLITARLK; encoded by the exons ATGGAAGAAGCTCATTCTAGTAATCAAACCCCATTGTTGAACAAGAAGCATCATAATCATCTCCATAGAACCG GGAATGTATGGACGGCGGTGGCGCATATAATAACGGGGGTCATAGGCGCCGGGGTGCTATCTCTGGCGTGGAGCATGGCTCAGTTGGGGTGGATTGCCGGACCTTTGGCTATGGTGCTCTTCGCGTCCGTAACTTTGATTTCCACGTATCTTCTCTGCAACTGTTATAAAACGCCTGATCCTGAAGTTGGACCCGTCAGAAATCAATCCTACATCGATGCTGTTAACATGAATTTAG GGAAAACCAATGCAAGGGTTTGCGGCCTTTTTGTTCAAGTAGGCTTGTATGGTATGGGAATAGCATATACAATCACATCTGCTATTAGCCTGAG AGCAATTCAAAAATCCAACTGTTACCACAATGAAGGGCATAATGCTGAATGTTATTTTGGAGATGCTCAGTATATGCTAGCTTTTGGAGTTGTTCAATTAATACTGTCTCagataaataattttcacaaCATACAATGGCTATCGGTGGTTGCTGCAATCATGTCCTTTGCTTATTCTATCATTGGTCTTGGACTTGGCATTGCTAAAGTCGTAG GAAATGGTTATATTAAGGGTTCCATTCGAGGAATCTCAACTTCTACTACCGGTGAGAAAGTTTGGCTGGTTTCTCAAGCACTTGGAGACATATCATTCGCCTATCCCTACTCCCTAATTCTTATTGAGATACAG gatACTTTAAAGTCACCTCCTTCTGAGAAGGACACAATGAAGACAGCTTCAATAATATCAATTTCTGCCACAACCTTTTTCTATCTCTGTTGTGGAGCACTTGGATATGCAGCCTTTGGAGATAAGACACCAGGGAATCTCTTGACTGGTTTTGGATTTTACGAACCATATTGGCTCATCGACTTTGCTAATATGTGCATTGTTCTTCACCTAGTTGGAGGATATCAG GTTTACAGCCAGCCACTATTTGCAAACGTTGAGAAATGGGTCTCAGTGAAATTTCCGGACAGTGGAATCATACACAAGGATTTCAAGTTGAAACTCCCACTTTTGCCAGCTTTTAAATTAAACGTTCTTAGGTTATGCTTCCGCACCATTTTCGTAGCTTCGACAACAACAATTGCCATGTTATTCCCATATTTCAACCAAGTTTTGGGAGTATTAGGAGGCATCTACTTCTGGCCCCTATCAATATACTTTCCAGTGCAGATGTACTTCAAGCAGAGAAACGTTGAAGCCTGGTCACTAAAGTGGGTCATGCTCCAAAGTTTCAGCATTGTGTGCCTTCCACTGACATTGTTCGCCCTGGTCGGGTCGATTGAAGGGCTCATAACCGCAAGATTAAAATAA